DNA sequence from the Corynebacterium yudongzhengii genome:
AGCGCCGGCAAGATCGTGGCCTTTTCCTCCATCGCGGGCTGGCGCGCCCGACGCGCCAACTACGTCTACGGCTCGACGAAAGCCGGACTCGACGCCTTCTGCCAAGGCCTCGCCGATCGCCTCCACGGCAGCCCGCTGGAACTCTATGTCGCCCGTCCCGGTTTCGTGATCGGCTCCATGACCGAGGGGATGAAGCCGGCCCCGATGTCCGTGACCCCGGACGACGTGGCCGACGCCGTCGTCGAGCGCTTCGGGCGCCCCGGCACGTTCTGGATCCCACGTCGGCTCGCGGTCTTGGCCGCGATCATGCGTATCGTGCCGCGGTGCATCTGGCGCAAGATGCCGCGCTAGCTGCCCTTAAGCCCGCGCTGGGTGATTTCGTATTCGCCGTCGGCGGTGGCGAGGTACTCGGTGTGCGGTCCTTGCGGGCGTCCGCAGGCCCGATCACAGCCGACGACGTGCACGCGGCCGTGATCGGTGAGACGGGCGGCGTCGGTGCGGACGTCGGAAAGCGCATGCCTACACCTCGGCGCCCCGATGCAGGCCGTCACCCGCGCC
Encoded proteins:
- a CDS encoding SDR family NAD(P)-dependent oxidoreductase; translation: MTILLLGGTSDIGTALVRRICAGQRVVLAARDTPRLPEFPDAASVETRTFEATDLESHRELVESVGEIDTAIVAFGILGDQERAERDELHAAEIADIDYRTQVSMLTVLASHMSAGKIVAFSSIAGWRARRANYVYGSTKAGLDAFCQGLADRLHGSPLELYVARPGFVIGSMTEGMKPAPMSVTPDDVADAVVERFGRPGTFWIPRRLAVLAAIMRIVPRCIWRKMPR